A window from Primulina huaijiensis isolate GDHJ02 chromosome 11, ASM1229523v2, whole genome shotgun sequence encodes these proteins:
- the LOC140987618 gene encoding putative zinc transporter At3g08650, translated as MSLGVKPILSLFLFIAVLSYSVIAENEKGTSETLVTAPRRNAGVGVIDGSGAEHIFNVDSTGRERGERWQGGNKVSVSTVAFLTLAMAAATGLGAVPFFFVELDSQWAGICNGMAAGVMLAASFDLIQEGQDHGSGSWVVLGILAGGIFIWLCKKFLEQYGEVSMLDIKGAEATKVILVVGIMTLHSFGEGSGVGVSFAGSKGLSQGILVTLAIAVHNIPEGLAVSMVLASRGVSPQNAMLWSVITSLPQPLVAVPSFICADAFNKFLPFATGFAAGCMIWMVITEVLPEGFKETSPSHVASAATLSIAFMEALSVVFDHFSHNYNPEDASGLLVSVLFGLGPLLGGIALVAFALSFHLQHAVLTGVASGIAFVLGAWRPLQLLLSSKMGLFPLFFLLAAGSMFAHVFISSAMKLGSRKKTSANTLTDITGCSISAPTLQSIVSCLAIALHALAEGLALGVAAPKAYGLGRHMVLPVSLHGFPRGAAVASCIFGATDSWHGSLSSAALIGFVGPLSAIVAILAGIDYKGLDHVMVFACGALYPCFWSIVQRALKLNRRKSIFGLVIGIFFASLCLTCTKLVCLHTPYCNSAPEAVR; from the exons ATGAGTTTAGGAGTTAAGCCTATTCTTTCTCTTTTTCTCTTTATAGCTGTATTAAGTTATAGCGTAATAGCAGAAAACGAGAAGGGAACTTCAGAAACATTAGTAACTGCTCCACGAAGGAATGCAGGGGTTGGTGTGATAGATGGCTCGGGCGCAGAGCACATTTTTAATGTTGATAGCACTGGTAGAGAAAGAGGTGAACGGTGGCAGGGTGGGAATAAAGTTTCAGTGTCAACAGTTGCATTTTTAACGCTGGCAATGGCTGCTGCTACTGGTTTAGGTGCTGTTCCATTTTTCTTCGTGGAACTTGATTCTCAGTGGGCTGGAATATGCAATGGAATGGCTGCAGGAGTAATGTTGGCTGCTAGCTTTGACCTAATACAGGAAGGGCAGGACCATGGAAGTGGCAGTTGGGTTGTTCTTGGCATTTTAGCTGGTGGCATTTTTATATGGCTTTGCAAGAAG TTTCTTGAGCAATATGGTGAAGTAAGCATGCTGGACATAAAAGGAGCAGAAGCTACTAAAGTCATTCTAGTTGTTGGTATCATGACTCTTCATTCTTTTGGGGAGGGCTCTGGTGTTGGAGTATCCTTCGCTGGCTCCAAGGGTTTATCCCAGGGGATATTGGTGACGTTGGCCATTGCGGTGCACAACATACCTGAGGGGTTGGCTGTCAGTATGGTGCTTGCATCGAGAGGTGTGTCTCCACAGAATGCCATGTTATGGAGTGTGATTACGTCACTACCACAG CCTCTTGTTGCGGTTCCATCATTTATTTGTGCTGATGCATTCAATAAGTTCCTGCCATTTGCTACCGGATTTGCTGCTGGGTGTATGATTTGGATGGTTATCACTGAGGTTCTTCCAGAGGGATTCAAG GAAACTTCCCCATCTCATGTTGCGTCAGCTGCTACACTTTCCATTGCATTTATGGAAGCTCTGAGTGTTGTGTTTGATCATTTCAGCCATAATTACAA CCCCGAGGATGCTTCTGGTCTTTTAGTTTCGGTACTTTTTGGTCTGGGACCCTTGCTTGGTGGCATAGCCCTTGTTGCATTTGCTCTTTCTTTCCATCTTCAGCATGCCGTCCTCACTGGTGTGGCCTCCGGCATCGCCTTTGTCCTTGGTGCTTGGCGACCCCTTCAACTACTCCTATCTTCAAAAATGGGCCTTTTTCCACTATTCTTTCTTCTCGCAGCAGGATCTATGTTTGCCCACGTGTTTATATCTAGTGCCATGAAGCTTGGAAGTCGCAAAAAGACATCAGCAAATACGTTAACTGATATCACTGGTTGTTCGATTAGCGCACCCACACTTCAATCAATCGTGTCTTGTTTGGCGATAGCCCTCCATGCTCTTGCTGAGGGGTTGGCATTGGGAGTGGCTGCACCCAAAGCTTATGGACTCGGAAGGCACATGGTTCTTCCTGTGTCCCTCCATGGATTTCCTCGTGGTGCAGCAGTCGCTAGCTGCATTTTTGGGGCAACTGACAGTTGGCATGGATCCCTTTCATCAGCTGCACTTATCGGATTCGTGGGCCCATTATCCGCCATAGTAGCAATACTTGCTGGAATCGACTATAAGGGTCTGGATCATGTTATGGTATTCGCGTGTGGGGCACTTTACCCCTGTTTTTGGAGCATTGTTCAGAGAGCGCTTAAGTTGAATAGACGAAAGAGCATTTTTGGTCTCGTTATTGGTATATTCTTTGCAAGTTTGTGCCTAACATGCACAAAATTAGTATGTTTGCATACGCCTTACTGCAATTCTGCGCCGGAAGCAGTTAGGTGA
- the LOC140987248 gene encoding cytochrome b5 domain-containing protein RLF-like isoform X2, which yields MADGDDFTFCRVEKPVGGVEDQHVAVGIGGIRINDKNANGSRDSGSIWKVGVPSQKTVGTLTFNVIDASTQKVMNERPKLDLKEVAGSSSKEPLEQKTLVKKPMPRRKVPYEIGYSPLDWLKLTRTHPDLAGSNGQSNRRLITIDEVKQHKSEGSMWTALKGHVYNIGPYMKFHPGGEDMLKKAVGRNSTLLFNKHHAWVNAEVLLEKCLVGILDETK from the exons ATGGCTGATGGGGATGATTTTACCTTTTGTCGA GTTGAGAAGCCTGTAGGTGGTGTTGAAGATCAGCATGTTGCCGTGGGTATTGGTGGAATTCGTATAAACGATAAAAATGCTAATGGTAGTCGAGATAGTGGTAGTATATGGAAAGTTGGTGTTCCTTCTCAGAAAACTGTAGGTACGTTGACTTTTAATGTCATTGATGCATCAACTCAGAAAGTAATGAATGAGCGGCCCAAGTTGGATTTAAAAGAGGTTGCTGGAAGTTCAAGTAAGGAGCCGCTGGAACAGAAAACTCTTGTGAAGAAGCCCATGCCCCGAAGAAAGGTTCCTTATGAGATAGGGTATAGCCCACTGGACTGGCTTAAGCTCACAAGAACGCATCCTGACCTGGCAG GATCGAATGGGCAATCAAATAGAAGACTTATAACTATCGATGAAGTTAAACAACACAAATCCGAGGGCTCCATGTGGACTGCTCTTAAAGGCCATGTCTATAATATTGGACCATACATGAAGTTTCATCCTGGAG GTGAGGACATGCTGAAGAAAGCTGTTGGGAGAAACAGCACATTGTTATTCA ATAAACACCATGCTTGGGTTAACGCAGAAGTTTTATTGGAGAAATGTCTCGTGGGCATTTTAGACGAGACCAAGTAG
- the LOC140987248 gene encoding cytochrome b5 domain-containing protein RLF-like isoform X1 translates to MADGDDFTFCRVEKPVGGVEDQHVAVGIGGIRINDKNANGSRDSGSIWKVGVPSQKTVGTLTFNVIDASTQKVMNERPKLDLKEVAGSSSKEPLEQKTLVKKPMPRRKVPYEIGYSPLDWLKLTRTHPDLAGSNGQSNRRLITIDEVKQHKSEGSMWTALKGHVYNIGPYMKFHPGGEDMLKKAVGRNSTLLFSILYHYLNKHHAWVNAEVLLEKCLVGILDETK, encoded by the exons ATGGCTGATGGGGATGATTTTACCTTTTGTCGA GTTGAGAAGCCTGTAGGTGGTGTTGAAGATCAGCATGTTGCCGTGGGTATTGGTGGAATTCGTATAAACGATAAAAATGCTAATGGTAGTCGAGATAGTGGTAGTATATGGAAAGTTGGTGTTCCTTCTCAGAAAACTGTAGGTACGTTGACTTTTAATGTCATTGATGCATCAACTCAGAAAGTAATGAATGAGCGGCCCAAGTTGGATTTAAAAGAGGTTGCTGGAAGTTCAAGTAAGGAGCCGCTGGAACAGAAAACTCTTGTGAAGAAGCCCATGCCCCGAAGAAAGGTTCCTTATGAGATAGGGTATAGCCCACTGGACTGGCTTAAGCTCACAAGAACGCATCCTGACCTGGCAG GATCGAATGGGCAATCAAATAGAAGACTTATAACTATCGATGAAGTTAAACAACACAAATCCGAGGGCTCCATGTGGACTGCTCTTAAAGGCCATGTCTATAATATTGGACCATACATGAAGTTTCATCCTGGAG GTGAGGACATGCTGAAGAAAGCTGTTGGGAGAAACAGCACATTGTTATTCAGTATCCTTTACCACTACCTAA ATAAACACCATGCTTGGGTTAACGCAGAAGTTTTATTGGAGAAATGTCTCGTGGGCATTTTAGACGAGACCAAGTAG
- the LOC140987248 gene encoding cytochrome b5 domain-containing protein RLF-like isoform X3: MADGDDFTFCRVEKPVGGVEDQHVAVGIGGIRINDKNANGSRDSGSIWKVGVPSQKTVGTLTFNVIDASTQKVMNERPKLDLKEVAGSSSKEPLEQKTLVKKPMPRRKVPYEIGYSPLDWLKLTRTHPDLAGSNGQSNRRLITIDEVKQHKSEGSMWTALKGHVYNIGPYMKFHPGDKHHAWVNAEVLLEKCLVGILDETK, translated from the exons ATGGCTGATGGGGATGATTTTACCTTTTGTCGA GTTGAGAAGCCTGTAGGTGGTGTTGAAGATCAGCATGTTGCCGTGGGTATTGGTGGAATTCGTATAAACGATAAAAATGCTAATGGTAGTCGAGATAGTGGTAGTATATGGAAAGTTGGTGTTCCTTCTCAGAAAACTGTAGGTACGTTGACTTTTAATGTCATTGATGCATCAACTCAGAAAGTAATGAATGAGCGGCCCAAGTTGGATTTAAAAGAGGTTGCTGGAAGTTCAAGTAAGGAGCCGCTGGAACAGAAAACTCTTGTGAAGAAGCCCATGCCCCGAAGAAAGGTTCCTTATGAGATAGGGTATAGCCCACTGGACTGGCTTAAGCTCACAAGAACGCATCCTGACCTGGCAG GATCGAATGGGCAATCAAATAGAAGACTTATAACTATCGATGAAGTTAAACAACACAAATCCGAGGGCTCCATGTGGACTGCTCTTAAAGGCCATGTCTATAATATTGGACCATACATGAAGTTTCATCCTGGAG ATAAACACCATGCTTGGGTTAACGCAGAAGTTTTATTGGAGAAATGTCTCGTGGGCATTTTAGACGAGACCAAGTAG